Within the Malaclemys terrapin pileata isolate rMalTer1 chromosome 24, rMalTer1.hap1, whole genome shotgun sequence genome, the region gagagaagacatGCAAATATTGAACTATTCCAAACTGTGCCTTGGGTAGATCCGAAACCATATTtacatacagaaataaaatacagGGGGAACAATCGGCTTGGCATATAAATAGCTTACACTGAAATTTCTGCAGCTGCCATCTGCTGCGTAGTATCGGAAAGTAACATCGAACGCAGCCAAGAAAGGTTAATGCAAAAAAAGGAACAATGATCAGCGTGTGCAAGGAGGGCGGTGGGGATATTGGCTCATAcaatcccccccccgccccaggaaaaaaaaaacccaaaccatgcAGAGAACCTGATGCAACATTCATATCACAGAAAAGGACAAATAAAGGTCTCTGTTTTTCCCTATCCccaacaccgcccccccccccccccccccccacacacacacacacacagcgccttCCTAGTTTTGCTGAATTCTAGTTCCAGAAccacaggggaagggagggaagcaaCAGGAGGTGGCGAAAGAAAACAGTTTGCTCcccaattaaaaagaaagaaagacgaTCAAGAGGAGAAAAGAGCCAAGGGCCCAGACTAGCACCCTCGTCTTGAGCCAGCGTCTGATTCCCCAGTATGCCAGCCCAGGAGAAAGGGGTTTCTCACGACACTGCAGTAGCTTCCAGAGTCACCGATTTCCCTGGACAAGGCTGGAAAGatgcacctcccccccgccccccaaaccaTTGTCTGATTTGATTATTCTAATCAGTCTGCAGCGACAGAGAAACAGAATCGTAATGGGATTGGGGGGGAAATTCCCACAGCACTGGCTGTTTGTCAGGGCAGATTCTGTCAAAGGCTGGGAGGGCTTCTGTAGGGATTGGTCCCGGTGTAAACCATGGCCAAGTGAGCCTTCCCCACCCGTGGgtttctccccctctcctcttTTGTGGATGTTAACGGTGTAACCCCTGTTGTCTCTGCTCCAGCAAACCCATCTCCTACGCACTAGGAATCCGCCAGCGCTAACGAACCCAGAGGCCGCTCATGCGGCATCTTGACACTCGCAGCTCCCGTGTAAAGGTTTCTGCCCTCCCAAAGCAGGTTATAAGCCAAGAGGAAATGGataagccaaacaaacaaacgttGCGCGTTGgtctcccctcctgcacctccgcCCCCGCGGCATAGAGCGCTCAGAGGCAAGGGCAGGCCAGGACTCAGTCGTTGATTTTGATTTTGCGCACTTGATTTTTTCCCTGGCAGCGGTCAAACCAGTTTGTGCAATGCTCAGAGCCAGGGTCCCACCTCCCTGTGTGAGACACTGTGGCTGttggccctgctgctccctgcagtggcTTCCTGGGTGCTGCTCTGGATAATCCCAGAGGGTTATTAATGCACCACCGTGTCCTCGTGTGTGCAGATGCATTTCTACCTTTAAGGGTCGTGGAGGTTAGCCACAGGCAGCTTGGCGGGGATTAAATACGGTTGCTGCTTTTAAACAGAGTAGATCAGACTGTCCATCCCCCACCTTCGGCAGAGCGCAGGGATGAAGGAagtgcggggaggggggtggacaGTGCATCTTCTGGATGGCATGAGGTTTCCCAGAAGTAGCTAAGGCAGCAGCCAGAGGCAGAAGTCTTCTGGATCAGAGGGAAGAGGCTCCCATCTGCGGTGGAAGCAATCACTTCTCCAAGCTAGCCCCTGCCAGAGCTGTAgaagccccttccccagaggtAGGAGACCCCCCCCACGGCCATAGCTATCTAGACGGCACTCTGCGGCTGGGGGAGGTAAAGCAACCTCTCGAGCACAAGAGCCTGAGCCGAAGGCCATTGGGAAGATCGGCATGGACTTCGGAGCGGTCGCAGAGGGTGCTTTTCACATCGATGGGGCATTAAAAGCTGCCCCTGGCAACCTCAGAGGGACCGAGTGAAATTTTCATGcctggccaaactgggtcaggccaaaggtcgatctagtccagtaccctgtcttccaacagtagttAATGCCCCAGGTGCttaagagggaatgaatagaacaggtaatcatcaagtgatccatcccctgtcggccATTCCCAGCCTTTGGCAAACAGAATGTAAGTGAAAAATTTGAAGCtcattttatttgtcttctgagcTGCTAGAGTCACGGCTTCAAGCTTTACTCTACAACCAAGAGGGCTAGAAAGGTCTTTAAAAGCAAGCGGAAATTCTGTTGCAATCCCCAgactccagaagctggagctttaagagaCATATCAATGTTGTGAGACTTGGCAGAGCCCTGTCCAACAacccctgccctctctctgcccatcaGCCAGCCGAGGAGgagagaaattagagatggaagaggCTGGCGGGGTCAtcttttccctccccaccagacAGCACTGGGTTGTTCCCTAGAGCATCCCTTCTCCCCATTACTGACTAGGCCGCGCCTCAGAAACCGTCCCGCCACGGCAGGAATTCAGCCTTGCAGCATCGTTCTCCCAGCTCTACACTCCATCAGCTGTCCCTGCCacttccacccctgcccctgtTGGTAGGGCGGGGGGGGTGTCTTTGTGCCGCACTGCATCAGCCGGACTGACCCGCACTCCCCACATCAAGCCTGCAGGAACGGTCTGCGAGGGCCTTCCACACCTCACTCAAAGGCAGCCGGGTCTTGGGACCCAGCGTGGGGATGAGAAACCGACTGGCAAGTGCTCCCAGGAAAgcaagcggggtgggggggtggggggagaaggggttgcAGAGCTGTGAGGCTGAAATCCCTACTACCGCCTCATTCGTGCGAGGCCGTCCTCAAGCCGCACAGGGATAACCCGCCTTCCAGCAGGGCCCCGGAGAACGTAGGCCACCAGCATGCCTCATCCCCACCACTTCTCTAGAGAAGAGCATACAACTGGCTAGCCACTCACGGCCTCCCGAGGGGACACACGGCAGCCACCGCCTCTAGGCACGTCCATGCAGAGAATGATCAGCAAAGGAGACCCATCCTGGGGGAGTCGGATGAGTCTTgtccccccctacacacacgcacacacacacagcctggaaTGGACATGCCGTTACCCCGGGGGAGCATCCCACGCCCCTCATCCCTCATGGTGGCCTGATCCCTCCTCCCCACCGTctccctgcccatcccctcccagcagggcaggAGAGCGGCAGGGAGGTGGAAGACGGGCTTATAAGAAGGGCAGCAGAGAGGTGAGCGGGAGCTCCCTCTCGCCCAGCAGCGTGTCCCGCTTCAAGCTGCTGCCCTTGTTGACCACCTTGACCTTGAGGGCCATCTTCTTGACGTTGCCGGCGCCCAGGCAGTCGAAGAAGAAGTCCTCGTTGAAGACGGGGTTGCGGCTGTTCTTGATGATGGTGCTGCGCTGCTTCTGCACCTTGCCCGGGTTGAGGCAGAGGGAGACGCAGCAGTTGATGGAGCGGGCGTCGCACAGCTTGTCGAACAGCTCCTCGGCCGCGATGACCCGCACCCGCAGCCGGGCGTTGGCGGCGTCGTACTCGGCCGTGAGCCGCATGCTGCCGCCTTTGCTCAGCCGGATGGTGTGCTCCTTGTGCAGGCGGTCCGGCGAGTCCAAAGGCAGGAGGGACTGGGCCGGggcgccccccgccgcccccgccGGGGGCGTGGCACACCGCATGCGCCGCTGCGAGCTGGGGCTGGTGTCGGCCGAGCTGTCGTCGGTGGAGAGGGAGCTGTTCCGGGCCACCGAGTGCTTGAGTTTGATGACCTTCGCCTGGCTGTCCTGGCTGAAGATTTTGAGCAGGGAGACGGAGCGGGAGAGCAGTGGCGAGCTGAAGGGCGAGGACTCGGCCGATGAGCAGGTGTCGCTCTCCCCCCCGCTGAAGTAGCGGTAGGGGTTCATGAGGGACATGCCGATGTCGGAGGGGGTCAGGCGGGCGCTCTCCCCGTTCACCTTGCCCCCGCCGGCCCCCGCCTTGCGCTGGGAGCTGGGCGAGGTCGCCTGCGACTGGCACAGGCTGCCGTGCTCGCTGTGGAAGAGGGACTCCTTGCGCCGGGTATGGGGGCTCTCCATGAGGGTGGCAAAGCCGTAGGAGGTCTGGGCCTTGGGCACATAGGGGAGGGACATGGCCGTCTGGGCCTGGGGGTCGGCGTTGGTGCTGAAGTCCTCCTCTGAGGCCCATTCGTCGGCGCTCTCGATCTGGATGATGTGCCGGCTGGCGGCCTTCAGCAGGTTCTTGCTCTCCGAGGCAGCCTTGACCGGCAGGCGGGGGCTGCGCGGGGGCTTGCGGGCCGACAGGTTCTGCTCCGAGGCCGAGGTGCCAAGGTTGGGCTTGGCTTTCCCCTCCGCCCCCTCGGCCTCGGCCGGCACCGTGGTGAGCTTGGGCGGGATGAAGAAATCCGGGATCTTATCGGGGGTCAGCACGTTGCTGTACAGGGGGCCCTTGGACTGCTTATCCCCCGAGTCGCCGGCCCGGGCAACCCCATTCTCCACCGAGCCCCGGATCCTCTCCAAAAgccacatgctgctgcttctggggtggaggggagggaggaagccaaGGAGGGTGGAGTGGCAGTTTGACCCCCCCCGTCACTCACCCTCTGTAAGATAAACAAGCAAAGCCCAAGGGGCTCGTCACACCCAGGGTCAGAAACCGAGTCAAgggtcactgggggcgggggtctgGAATGGCAAATAAACTGGGGCCCCCACCCTTTGGTCGAGCTCAGGAGGGATTGGAACCTTACTATGGGGCTTGGGGGGATTGGCCCCCACCCTTCTgtgagactgggggggggggattgggccTTACTATGGGACTTTGAGGGGGATTGGACCCCCACCCTTCTGTGGGACTCAGGCGGGGAATCGGGGTCCTCACAATGGAGCTCGAGTCGGGGGGATTGGGCCTTTACTGTGGGGCTTGGGGAAATTGGGGTCCTTAcaatggggctcagtggggattGCCCCCCCCACCTTTCCACAGGGTCAGGGGGGATTGGAGCCTTACTATGGGGCTCGGGGGCCATATCTgtgaggtggggggggaaggggattgcCCCTCCCTGGGAGGTATGGGAAGGTCGGTGTATCTGCCAGCCCTCCCTCGCTGCAGGGTGCGGGTTTCTTCTTgctcctattccccccccccccaaatctcctcCCAATCGCCCCGCTCCAACCTGCTGCTTcacagctctctcccccccccccccccccccccgctccgagCTCAGCGAACCTGCCATGACTCGCCCGAGCCGCGGCATTTCCCCGGCCAACTTCAGGGCCCGGCCCGCCGAGCGGGGCTGCCTGGAGCCAGTGGCTCCCGGCCGGCCTGAGTCACTCGCCCAGCCCTGCAGCCAACACTCTCCTGAGCTCTGCAAACACTTTGGCTGCAAAGGCTGCTCGGGGGGGGTGCCCGCTCCCCACCCCTTGGCCACagggtccccccaccccaatctgaCCTGGATTGGAAATCACTTCCCCCGCATTAGCGCTCCCGGCgccgcctgccagccccgggGCCACCAGCCCCCGCCGCCGCTCGCCTCGGTTAACTTCTTTCCGCTGCCGAGCCCCGGCTCCCGGGAATGTCTAGCGTCCCCCCGCCCCGGGCCAAGCCAGCCTCCGAAAACCGACCCCCGGCGGAGGGAAACAAACAGCCGCAGCGCCCAGCGCCACGGGGGCGGGCGGAGCGGGGCCCGGCGCCCACCGGGGAGGGGGGCCAGCGACAGCCGCGCTTCTGTTCGGCCCTGGGGGCCACTTGCCagccgctgcccccctccaggggcGCCCGGGGCACGAAGCGCCTGGGGGCGCCCCCACACCCCTGCTTTGCCCCGCGGCGGGCAGCCAGCTAGGGCGCACCGGCTGCGCGCTCGCCAACCTGGCGGAGACGAGGCATTTCAGCGCCCACCGGCCAGTTGCGGAGGGGCTAGCCCGGGCTGGGAGTCCCcgctcccccaccctgcagccgtgccccccacccccggctccaCAAGGGGCGGGAAGTTTTCAGACGGGCACCTGTGGCTGGCATCCCGCGGGCGCAGGGGGCTGCAGGCGGCTCCttgccagccccagcccggcctcCAACTAACTtctagggcgggggggggaagaaggcagGACGGCTCCCCTGCTAACCCTCCCGTTCCGGCTGCGACGAAGGAGCGATCCCCCCGCACAATTACGCCATCGGGGTTTGGCTAGGCTGGCTGGCTTCGAGGGGCCCTaggcgccccccagccctgcgagcAGTGAACCCCAGCGGCGGGGGGACAGGGcgcccccccagcccggcacgCGGAGAACACCTTAGCTGCCTACCTGCCGGCAGGGACTCCGCAAACCGAGCCAGAGggggggaaggcagcaggtccgcGGCTGGGAATGAGGTGCCCAAGCCCCGCCGCTTCCTTTTATACTCGCGCTCCTGCCACAATTCATTCATTACGGGCGCCAGAAACCTCCCCTACACAGACCTCAGCAACCGAGCCGTATTCCTCCTAACACAGCTGCCCCCGGCTTTTTCGGCTGCTCCTGCACCTCGCCGCGCGCTACAGAGCGCAGCTGGCATTCGCCTGGCACCGCTCTCCTCGCTCCCGCAGGCTGCACACAATGGACCtgctgggggggctggaggagagacACCGCCTTAAACACAACAGGTGCCAGTGGCCGCTGCTGCCTCGCCTGGTTTTCCTTCTTCTCCCTGGCTATTGCAGCTTTCCCCAGAGCCTGGGAGATGGAAAGAGTCGGTTCCTAAGGGCCAGGCGAGGTATTGGGGCTAAGAAGATCTCATGCTGCCGGCTTAGGAAAGAATTTGGTGGGAcccttctcctctgtgtgtgcCAGGTGCCTTAGGGGAGTCTCACCTTCCCCTGATGCACCAGGTGTGGGCCGCTGTCTGAGGTCAGATACAGAATTTGTCCGTGCAGGGATCCCCTCCAAGCCTAGCTCATCTCCGTCCCCATGCCCTATTCTCTCTCAGGCGGGTAGGACGCCAGGGGCGGGGATGTATTTGCAGCAGTGCA harbors:
- the C2CD4C gene encoding C2 calcium-dependent domain-containing protein 4C, which encodes MWLLERIRGSVENGVARAGDSGDKQSKGPLYSNVLTPDKIPDFFIPPKLTTVPAEAEGAEGKAKPNLGTSASEQNLSARKPPRSPRLPVKAASESKNLLKAASRHIIQIESADEWASEEDFSTNADPQAQTAMSLPYVPKAQTSYGFATLMESPHTRRKESLFHSEHGSLCQSQATSPSSQRKAGAGGGKVNGESARLTPSDIGMSLMNPYRYFSGGESDTCSSAESSPFSSPLLSRSVSLLKIFSQDSQAKVIKLKHSVARNSSLSTDDSSADTSPSSQRRMRCATPPAGAAGGAPAQSLLPLDSPDRLHKEHTIRLSKGGSMRLTAEYDAANARLRVRVIAAEELFDKLCDARSINCCVSLCLNPGKVQKQRSTIIKNSRNPVFNEDFFFDCLGAGNVKKMALKVKVVNKGSSLKRDTLLGERELPLTSLLPFL